Proteins encoded by one window of Cannabis sativa cultivar Pink pepper isolate KNU-18-1 chromosome 4, ASM2916894v1, whole genome shotgun sequence:
- the LOC115713484 gene encoding uncharacterized protein LOC115713484, whose translation MMLSEFEINFVPQRAIKGQALADFLVAHPIPDDMELREDLPDKEVFTVDTSSWQLYFDGAARSSGAGAGIVFVTPSGGLIRYSFHILSICTNNVAEYEALVIGLEVALEMKVQSLEVFGDSLLVIKQMSGEFGVKHENLVPYHEKAKYLLGQFQDITLNRIPRSKNGKADALANLAASLTLPEERDIQITIGERHVLSQSTERVEEENTINLITFLDSANENDWRQPIKDYIQKRVLLEDLKKRVDVRRRAPQFVVFNDTLYKRSFDGILLRCLSVEEATHALQETHADAINFAKCCKSCQLHGDFIHQPPQPLRPSIVSWPFETWGMDVIGPFTPPSSKAHKYILAITDYFSKWAEAVPLKEVRAEDVADFIRTHVIYRYGVPSKIISDTALYFKCKAMVKLMNKYKFKHSFSASYNPS comes from the exons ATGATGTTGTCAGAATTTGAAATTAACTTTGTCCCGCAAAGAGCAATAAAAGGACAAGCTTTGGCTGACTTTTTGGTAGCACACCCAATTCCAGATGATATGGAGTTGCGAGAAGATCTTCCTGACAAAGAAGTCTTCACAGTTGATACTTCATCATGGCAATTATATTTTGATGGGGCAGCAAGAAGTAGTGGGGCAGGTGCTGGAATTGTCTTTGTGACACCATCGGGAGGCCTGATACGTTATTCTTTCCATATTCTATCTATATGCACCAATAATGTAGCAGAATATGAAGCATTAGTTATCGGTCTTGAAGTGGCACTCGAAATGAAAGTACAATCATTGGAGGTATTTGGCGATTCTCTTTTGGTTATTAAACAGATGAGTGGTGAATTTGGGGTCAAGCATGAGAATTTAGTCCCTTATCATGAAAAGGCTAAATATTTGCTTGGCCAATTTCAAGATATAACTCTAAATCGCATCCCCAGATCAAAAAATGGTAAAGCTGATGCATTGGCTAATTTAGCTGCATCACTAACACTTCCTGAAGAAAGGGATATTCAAATTACCATAGGGGAACGCCATGTATTATCCCAATCTACGGAAAGAGttgaagaagaaaatacaatcaaCTTGATAACTTTCCTGGATAGTGCAAATGAAAATGACTGGCGTCAGCCAATCAAAGACTACATCCAAAAAAGAGTCTTGCTAGAAGACTTGAAGAAAAGAGTGGATGTAAGAAGAAGAGCGCCTCAATTTGTGGTCTTTAATGACACATTGTACAAGCGTTCATTCGATGGGATATTATTGAGATGCCTCTCGGTAGAAGAAGCAACACATGCACTTCAAGAGACTCATGCCG ATGCAATTAATTTTGCTAAATGTTGTAAGTCATGCCAATTACATGGAGATTTCATCCACCAACCCCCTCAACCACTCCGTCCTTCTATAGTGTCATGGCCTTTCGAAACATGGGGAATGGACGTCATTGGTCCTTTTACGCCACCCTCTTCCAAAGCCCATAAATATATTTTGGCCATCACAGATTACTTCTCTAAATGGGCCGAAGCCGTACCACTAAAAGAAGTACGGGCAGAAGATGTCGCTGATTTTATAAGGACCCACGTAATTTATCGATACGGGGTTCCTTCAAAAATTATCTCCGACACTGCCCTTTATTTCAAATGTAAGGCAATGGTCAAGTTGATGAACAAGTACAAATTCAAGCACAGTTTCTCGGCTAGTTACAACCCGTCTTGA